A genomic stretch from Psilocybe cubensis strain MGC-MH-2018 chromosome 1, whole genome shotgun sequence includes:
- a CDS encoding Vegetative incompatibility protein HET-E-1, whose translation MPHLPTTEDDAEEATTRSQVDPTVSRSRPSFFNRLKGAFRSRSPSREAAPAAGVLSRSRREVFQRDDQSDVGDINLGRSRASSVQSLPQISVESESPLHGNERVQSRLETRGRGKAVQNATPGISSSGTVQSSAQNAQPSLKTSSLDPAVVEAARTAALQTAIEMKGGAAPVSGITPGISGMGSSIDVGHFMSSFLSTLSKFNSAVDKIAQIHPYAQAAWTILSFASKAIVNQDIRDGSILTLLKKMDAVYTFLTAADLRDIESMKGIIEKICHQTLECSYFIREFSQNTKFRMRLLKNLLSDTDDRVQEFSNVFDDLLQQFRDKAARSTLIVVHRIWEDIAELAHDSDLQHMPYVQGAGLNLQKICLEGTREQILKDIIDWVNLNGQDDTSRIFWLHGNAGTGKSSIAHTIANYFEKLGRLGSCFCFDRNKFAEERHNKIFTVIAQDLAHTDKNIQKELAGIVHLNKALSNTSDIIQQWRELVVKPICKLSESMVGPIVIVIDALDESGNPESRKNLLRILAGKLKADNDSHVSKLPPNVRIILTSRTLSDIYNTLNDVDHVHSVAMDSISTTSTASDIAYYISEELEDIEIRGNDVSRLSSAAGELFEWARLACAYVRGDDDAGTDAKERLEHLLVRTEDAGVLLDKMYLLVLETLLPKDQPLRPMRLQRFLSVISQILGSAEPLTMDTLASMRRYFLDNGLGIVDVRTIIKPMGALLSGTTDPCAVIRPLHASFPEFLLDEKRSGEFFIDMSRIHVDLATASLSIMKEQLRFNICQLPSSYLPNSEVEDLDQRINDCISRELSYSSRFWTNHLQLAEYHVILVDAMREFFNHERLLFWIEILSLLKLVNTCAQAMWSVIKWVSGGNCFLIVQACANILQSSTNCADIADYASDVQKFVRMFGGAIAHSTPHLYLSALPFSPENSHINQAFGDRFCKMLRMDSGRSIDWPVLQETLKGHEGNINCVAFSPDGKHIVSGSNNRTLRLWDAETGEQIGAPLEGHEHWVWSVAFSPDGRHIVSGSLDKTLRLWDAQTREQIGAPLEGHQDWVWSVAFSPDGKHIVSGSRDSTLRLWNAETREQIGAPFEGHQSFVQSVAFSPNGRHIISSSDDKTLRLWDAETGKQIGAPFVGHQDSMQSVVFSPDGRCIVSGSYDQTLQMWDAKSRQQSIPFKGQHGLVQCIAFSPDGRHIVSSLHNKTLRIWDARTRKQIGIPFEGHQDWVRAVAFSPDGRRIVSGSDDKTLKLWDAKTEEQIGIPLEGNQNFLQSISFPLSGRPIISSLQNKTLKSPDAKIKEQVRIPIKGHLDNILSIAFSPNGRQIISGSQDKILRL comes from the exons ATGCCTCATCTCCCAACAACGGAGGACGACGCGGAAGAGGCGACTACG CGTTCGCAAGTTGATCCCACTGTCTCCAGGTCCCGCCCGTCCTTCTTCAACCGGTTGAAGGGTGCTTTCAGATCGAGGTCTCCGAGTCGTGAGGCTGCCCCAGCTGCCGGTGTACTCTCCAGGTCCAGGAGAGAGGTCTTCCAGAGAGACGATCAG AGTGACGTTGGAGATATCAATTTGGGAAGGTCAAGAGCAAGCAGCGTTCAATCGCTTCCTCAGATCAGCGTCGAATCAGAATCACCCTTGCATGGCAATGAG AGGGTTCAATCTCGCTTGGAAACAAGAGGACGTGGCAAGGCTGTTCAG AATGCCACGCCTGGTATATCATCATCTGGGACAGTGCAATCTTCTGCTCAGAATGCGCAG CCCAGTCTGAAGACAAGTTCTCTGGACCCCGCAGTTGTGGAAGCAGCCCGCACAGCTGCATTGCAGACAGCCATTGAAATGAAAGGCGGCGCTGCACCAGTTTCTGGAATTACTCCAGGAATCAGTGGGATGGGCAGTTCAATCGACGTTGGCCATTTTATGTCATCTTTTCTCAGCACATTGTCCAAGTTCAATTCTGCCGTGGACAAAATCGCACAG ATTCATCCTTACGCGCAAGCTGCATGGACAATCCTTTCTTTCGCAtccaag GCAATTGTAAACCAGGATATCCGCGATGGCTCGATCCTTACATTATTGAAAAAGATGGATGCTGTGTACACTTTTCTCACTGCAGCGGATTTACGGGATATTGAATCAATGAAGGGCATCATAGAGAAAATCTGTCACCAGACATTGGAGTGCTCCTACTTCATACGGGAATTTTCTCAGAATACAAAATTCC GGATGAGGTTGCTCAAGAACTTGCTATCTGATACGGATGATCGCGTACAGGAGTTTAGCAATGTCTTTGACGATCTTTTGCAGCAGTTTCGGGACAAGGCCGCCCGCAGCACGCTGATCGTGGTGCATCGTATCTGGGAAGACATCGCCGAGCTAG CGCATGACTCCGACTTGCAGCACATGCCCTACGTTCAAGGTGCAGGCCTTAACCTTCAGAAAATCTGCCTTGAGGGGACCCGGGAGCAAATTCTCAAGGATATCATTGATTGGGTCAATTTGAATGGCCAGGATGACACGTCTCGCATTTTCTGGCTCCACGGTAACGCCGGAACTGGTAAATCTTCAATCGCACATACCATCGCTAACTACTTTGAAAAACTGGGACGGCTCGGGTCCTGCTTTTGCTTTGATCGCAACAAGTTTGCGGAGGAACGGCATAACAAGATATTTACAGTAATTGCCCAGGATCTCGCACACACAGACAAGAATATACAGAAAGAGCTGGCGGGGATTGTGCACCTCAACAAGGCACTCAGCAATACAAGTGACATTATACAACAATGGAGAGAGCTTGTGGTGAAGCCTATTTGCAAACTGTCCGAATCGATGGTTGGGCCTATTGTAATCGTCATCGATGCGTTGGACGAGAGTGGGAACCCGGAATCACGCAAAAACCTGCTTCGTATTCTCGCTGGAAAGTTGAAAGCTGATAATGACAGTCATGTCTCGAAGCTTCCGCCAAATGTTCGAATCATTCTTACCTCGCGAACATTATCTGACATATACAACACCTTGAACGACGTTGATCACGTCCATTCAGTTGCAATGGATTCCATCTCGACCACCTCGACCGCAAGTGATATTGCTTACTATATCTCTGAGGAGTTGGAGGATATCGAAATCAGAGGAAATGACGTGTCTCGGCTTTCCTCTGCTGCGGGTGAGTTGTTCGAGTGGGCTCGTCTGGCATGTGCATATGTCAGAGGAGACGATGATGCTGGAACGGATGCAAAGGAGCGCCTGGAACATCTTTTGGTACGCACTGAAGACGCGGGTGTGCTTCTTGACAAGATGTATCTGTTGGTCCTCGAGACACTTCTGCCCAAGGACCAGCCACTACGCCCTATGCGCCTTCAACGATTCCTTTCTGTGATATCCCAAATACTTGGGAGTGCGGAGCCGCTAACTATGGACACTTTGGCCTCTATGAGGCGCTACTTTCTTGATAATGGTCTTGGGATAGTTGATGTCCGCACAATCATCAAACCAATGGGTGCACTGCTTAGTGGGACTACCGATCCATGTGCTGTAATCCGTCCGCTCCATGCGTCGTTCCCGGAATTTTTGTTGGATGAAAAACGAAGCGGCGAATTCTTCATTGACATGTCCCGTATTCACGTTGACCTTGCAACTGCATCACTATCAATCATGAAAGAGCAACTTCGATTCAACATATGCCAGCTGCCGAGTTCTTATTTGCCAAACTCTGAGGTTGAGGACCTTGATCAACGGATTAACGATTGCATATCTCGTGAATTATCGTACTCTAGCCGGTTCTGGACAAACCACTTGCAACTCGCGGAATATCATGTCATTCTTGTAGATGCTATGCGAGAATTTTTCAATCATGAACGGTTACTCTTTTGGATTGAAATCTTGAGCTTACTCAAGTTGGTGAATACTTGTGCTCAAGCGATGTGGAGTGTTATTAAATGGGTAAGTGGTGGCAACTGTTTTCTAATTGTTCAAGCATGTGCTAATATACTACAGTCTTCCACAAATTGTGCGGATATTGCTGATTATGCATCAGATGTGCAAAAATTTGTTCGGATGTTTGGTGGTGCGATTGCTCACAGTACCCCACATCTTTACCTGTCTGCACTCCCGTTCTCGCCTGAAAACTCGCATATTAATCAGGCATTTGGGGACCGATTCTGCAAGATGCTTCGTATGGATTCTGGCAGGAGCATTGATTGGCCGGTTCTACAAGAGACTTTGAAAGGCCATGAGGGCAATATTAATTGTGTTGCTTTTTCACCAGATGGGAAGCACATTGTTTCTGGCTCAAATAATAGAACTCTAAGACTATGGGATGCTGAGACTGGGGAGCAGATTGGGGCACCTCTTGAGGGTCATGAGCATTGGGTGTGGTCTGTTGCCTTTTCACCAGATGGAAGGCATATTGTTTCTGGCTCATTAGACAAGACCCTAAGGCTATGGGATGCTCAGACTAGAGAGCAGATTGGAGCACCTCTTGAAGGTCATCAAGATTGGGTATGGTCTGTTGCCTTTTCACCAGATGGGAAGCATATTGTTTCTGGTTCACGTGATAGCACACTAAGACTATGGAATGCTGAGACTAGAGAGCAGATTGGGGCACCTTTTGAGGGTCATCAGAGTTTTGTGCAGTCTGTTGCCTTTTCACCTAATGGAAGGCACATTATTTCTAGTTCAGATGACAAAACACTAAGACTTTGGGATGCTGAGACTGGAAAGCAAATTGGAGCACCTTTTGTGGGTCATCAGGATTCTATGCAGTCTGTTGTCTTTTCACCTGATGGAAGATGCATTGTTTCTGGTTCATATGATCAGACACTCCAGATGTGGGATGCTAAATCTAGACAACAGAGTATCCCTTTTAAGGGTCAACATGGTTTGGTGCAGTGTATTGCCTTTTCACCAGATGGAAGGCATATTGTCTCTAGTTTACATAACAAAACACTAAGAATTTGGGATGCTAGGACGAGAAAGCAGATTGGGATACCTTTTGAGGGTCATCAAGATTGGGTGCGGGCAGTTGCCTTTTCACCAGATGGAAGGCGCATTGTTTCTGGGTCAGATGATAAAACACTGAAGTTATGGGATGCTAAGACTGAAGAACAGATTGGAATACCACTTGAGGGTAATCAGAATTTTCTACAGTCAATTTCCTTTCCATTATCTGGAAGGCCCATTATTTCTAGTTTACAGAATAAAACACTAAAGTCACCTGATGCTAAAATTAAAGAGCAGGTTAGAATACCTATCAAGGGACATTTGGATAATATATTGTCTATTGCCTTTTCACCAAATGGCAGGCAGATTATTTCTGGTTCACAAGACAAAATATTAAGGTTGTAG
- a CDS encoding Agroclavine dehydrogenase produces MTTLITGGTGNTGLALAKLLQNAHRPVVIASRSGEAPKPFSAVKFNWFEPNTYESALSDSSIDRIYIVGPPGSIKSSVVTSFIDFAIAKGIKRYVLLSATTFNPQSSSAILASVVHQYLLDKKVDYAIIRPTTFMQNFGSFFVPGIKYHNQFFSATEDGRIPWVSTEDVAQAAFEALTADVSPNKDIFVVGPDLYSYADVARLLSDLLGRPIVYKRLTIEEQTAFYAKVGLHPDLAKTLAGNQKGIQEGSEEAIFNDPKLAEEGRKFIGSHTLKQYLQDNMELWSN; encoded by the exons ATGACGACTTTGATCACAGGAGGAACTggaaatactggacttgcCCTTGCCAAACTTCTCCAAAACGCACACCGCCCCGTTGTGATTGCATCTCGTTCTGGAGAGGCACCTAAACCTTTCAGTGCTGTCAAATTTAATTGGTTTGAGCCAAACACATACGAAAGTGCCTTGAGCGATAGCTCCATCGATCGCATATACATTGTAGGACCTCCTGGAAGCATAAAATCGTCTGTTGTGACATCTTTTATCGATTTTGCAATTGCCAAAGGAATCAAGCGTTATGTTCTCTTATCTGCAACAACCTTCAACCCCCAATCCAGCTCAGCAATTTTGGCGAGTGTCGTACATCAATATCTTCTCGACAAGAAGGTGGACTATGCTATCATAAGACCAACTACATTTATGC AGAACTTCGGTTCTTTTTTTGTCCCTGGCATTAAATATCACAACCAGTTCTTTTCAGCCACAGAGGATGGTCGTATACCATGGGTGTCTACTGAGGATGTAGCGCAGGCTGCATTTGAGGCCTTGACGGCAGACGTCAGTCCCAATAAAGACATTTTTGTCGTGGGCCCTGACCTTTATTCATACGCCGAT GTAGCGAGACTGTTATCTGACCTCCTCGGGCGACCAATTGTCTACAAGCGGCTGACTATTGAAGAGCAAACAGCTTTCTATGCTAAAGTTGGTTTGCATCCGGACCTAGCTAAGACGCTTGCTGGGAATCAGAAAGGAATTCAGGAGGGAAGCGAAGAAGCTATCTTTAACGACCCAAAACTCGCTGAAGAGGGAAGAAAATTTATAGGGAGTCACACTCTCAAACAATACCTGCAGGATAACATGGAGCTGTGGTCCAATTAG
- a CDS encoding Cytochrome P450 monooxygenase COX2, which produces MTLLSTVYAGLAHHPLYTSIVLALGYVLAVRAILNSSRIRKRNPKNLPLPPGPKGYPIIGNLFDVPPPVDSPHVVYHQWFKKYGNIIYIEVLGQPLLLLGSLERVNDLLDKRSSNYSDRMSMPMLLGLMNWGFSMALLPYGKWWRRHRKAFNEHFHRNIVYKYQPIQQREVRSFLFRLLGSPENFIHHIRHTFASIIMNVAYGITVEDPSDAYVSNAEKALEGIVEAGLPGSFLVDLIPALLHVPAWFPGAGFKKKAAYWSKINDDVINKPFEYIENELCIVQQLEQTRLVASYVLE; this is translated from the exons ATGACTCTACTGTCCACAGTATATGCAGGACTAGCTCACCATCCACTGTATACATCAATTGTGCTTGCCCTGGGATATGTGCTTGCCGTGAGGGCTATTTTGAATAGTTCTCGCATTCGCAAGCGCAACCCCAAAaatcttcctctgcctcccGGGCCAAAAGGTTACCCAATCATCGGAAATCTCTTTGATGTTCCTCCACCGGTAGATAGCCCGCATGTTGTATACCATCAATGGTTTAAAAAATATG GGAATATTATATACATCGAAGTCCTCGGTCAACCGCTGCTGCTCCTAGGATCTCTAGAGCGAGTGAATGACCTTCTTGACAAGCGATCTTCAAACTACTCAGACAGAATGTCCATGCCAATGCTTCTTGGATT GATGAACTGGGGATTCAGTATGGCGCTCCTCCCCTATGGGAAATGGTGGAGACGCCACAGAAAAGCATTTAATGAACATTTCCATCGCAACATTGTTTACAAGTATCAGCCTATTCAACAACGGGAAGTTCGCAGCTTTCTTTTCCGTCTTCTAGGATCTCCAGAGAATTTTATTCATCACATACGGCA CACATTTGCATCTATCATTATGAACGTAGCATATGGTATCACCGTTGAGGACCCCTCCGATGCATACGTATCAAATGCAGAAAAGGCTCTCGAGGGCATTGTGGAGGCAGGTCTTCCAGGTTCATTCCTAGTCGACCTGATTCCTGCTTTGCTCCATGTCCCTGCCTGGTTTCCGGGGGCTGGATTCAAAAAGAAGGCTGCATACTGGAGCAAAATCAACGACGACGTTATCAACAAACCTTTCGAATATATTGAAAACGAACTT TGTATCGTGCAACAGCTGGAGCAGACACGGTTAGTAGCGAGCTATGTCTTGGAGTAG
- a CDS encoding Cytochrome P450 monooxygenase COX2: MPLDLLSTVSARLLAHPLYTLIAAALGYVFVVRGVWNKSRKRNPNNLPLPPGPKGYPIIGNLFDVPQPVNNPHIVYDQWFKKYGDMIYVEVLGQSLLILGSLQRANDLLDKRSSNYSDRMRMPMILELMNWGYNMAFLPYGQWWRRHRKAFNEHFHQNIVHIYHPTQIREIRVFLHRLLVSPDNFMHHIRHALSSIIMGVAYGITVKDSSDPYISNAEKALQGVVEAGIPGAFLVDLIPALLYVPAWFPGAGFKKKAAYWSKINDDVINKPFEYIENELKHNRVVVPSVTTSLISHLPDKSDPLYSEERQIAKHTTAVAYIGGADTTVSTVQSFFLAMAMYPDAQRNAQAELDAVVGSHRLPDFSDRDSLPYINAVIKESMRWNQVLPLGILCHMATEDDEYDGYFIPRGTVVMANGWSILHDPEVFSEPMKYKPERYLKNGKLDPSVRSPDCAAFGYGRRIYPGRHLSDNSLYLIVSSVLSVYNIKPPLDEHGNPIQLKPNFAGGFLSYPVPFQCRIEPRSSTAEKLIRDCVEEDLSG; this comes from the exons ATGCCCTTGGATTTGCTGTCCACGGTGTCTGCGAGGCTATTAGCCCATCCACTGTATACTTTAATTGCTGCTGCGCTGGGGTATGTGTTTGTTGTAAGGGGTGTCTGGAATAAATCCCGCAAGCGCAACCCCAATAATCTTCCGCTACCTCCCGGACCCAAAGGATACCCTATAATCGGAAATCTCTTCGACGTTCCTCAaccagtcaataacccacatATTGTGtatgaccaatggttcaaaaAATACG GTGATATGATATATGTTGAGGTCCTCGGTCAATCGCTTTTGATCCTAGGATCTTTACAACGAGCAAATGACCTCCTCGATAAGCGATCTTCAAACTATTCAGACAGAATGCGCATGCCCATGATTCTTGAGCT GATGAATTGGGGTTACAACATGGCATTTCTTCCTTACGGGCAATGGTGGAGACGCCACAGAAAGGCGTTCAATGAGCATTTCCATCAAAACATAGTTCACATATACCATCCAACTCAGATACGCGAAATTCGGGTGTTTCTTCATCGACTTCTAGTTTCACCCGACAATTTTATGCATCATATACGACA TGCATTATCATCAATCATTATGGGCGTAGCATATGGCATCACTGTTAAAGATTCGTCCGATCCGTACATATCAAATGCAGAAAAAGCACTCCAAGGCGTTGTAGAGGCAGGGATTCCAGGTGCATTTCTAGTCGACCTTATTCCTGCTTTGCTCTACGTTCCGGCCTGGTTCCCTGGAGCTGGATTCAAAAAGAAGGCCGCATACTGGAGCAAAATCAACGACGATGTCATTAATAAGCCGTTTGAATACATTGAAAATGAACTT AAACATAATAGAGTGGTAGTACCCTCAGTGACAACATCGCTAATTAGCCACCTGCCTGACAAGAGTGATCCTCTTTACTCTGAAGAAAGACAGATTGCCAAGCACACGACGGCCGTTGCATATATTG GTGGAGCCGACACT ACTGTCTCTACTGTGCAGTCATTTTTTTTGGCCATGGCAATGTACCCGGATGCACAACGAAATGCGCAAGCCGAGCTGGACGCCGTAGTTGGGTCACATCGTCTGCCAGACTTTAGTGACCGGGACTCATTGCCATACATCAATGCCGTTATCAAAGAAAGCATGCGTTGGAACCAGGTCTTACCCTTAGGTATTTTAT GTCATATGGCTACCGAAGACGACGAGTATGATGGATATTTTATTCCACGAGGTACCGTGGTAATGGCCAATGGGTG GAGCATTTTGCACGACCCAGAGGTTTTCTCTGAGCCAATGAAATACAAACCTGAACGGTACTTGAAAAACGGCAAACTGGATCCCAGCGTTAGAAGCCCTGACTGCGCTGCGTTTGGCTATGGACGTCG CATATATCCAGGAAGACATCTAAGTGACAATTCTTTGTACTTGATTGTCTCTTCTGTATTGTCGGTATACAATATCAAGCCACCTTTAGATGAGCATGGGAATCCTATACAACTCAAACCAAACTTTGCCGGTGGTTTTCTCTC ATATCCAGTCCCTTTTCAATGCAGGATCGAACCCAGAAGCTCGACAGCTGAAAAATTGATTCGAGATTGTGTAGAGGAAGACCTTTCAGGATGA
- a CDS encoding Cytochrome P450 monooxygenase COX2, giving the protein MSFQSLSASLAAHPLYTFIAAVLGYGLAMQAIRSGTRKRNPKNLPLPPGPKGYPIIGNLFDVPQPKDKPWIVYDQWSRKYGDMIYFKVLGQSFLVLGSLQRTTDLLDKRSSNYSDRMRMPMILEMNWGYDMAFLPYGQWWRRHRKAFNEHFHHNIVNKYHPIQLREVRALLNRLLISPEGFMHHLRHTFASTIMSVAYGITVEDSSDPYISNAEEALNGLVEAAIPGAFLVDLIPALLYVPAWFPGAGFKKKAAYWSKINDDVINKPFEYIENELKNGKALVPSVATSLIERLPEKRDPLYSEERQIAQNTAAVAYIGGADTTVSTAQTFFLAMALYPEVQRKAQAELDIVVGPHRLPDFSDRDSLPYINAVVKESMRWNQVAPLAIGHMSTVDDEYDGYFIPQGTVPVVLGNSWSILHDPEVFSNPMEYVPERYLKDGKLDPNARQPECAAFGYGRRICPGRHLSDDSLYLIIASVLSVYNIKPPIDELGNPLKLEAEFTSGFLS; this is encoded by the exons ATGTCGTTCCAATCGCTATCTGCGAGTCTAGCGGCACATCCTTTGTACACTTTTATTGCAGCTGTGCTAGGGTATGGATTAGCTATGCAGGCTATTAGAAGTGGAACCCGAAAGCGCAATCCTAAGAATCTTCCTTTACCTCCCGGACCCAAAGGATATCCCATAATCGGAAACCTCTTCGATGTCCCTCAGCCGAAGGATAAACCGTGGATTGTATACGATCAGTGGTCCAGAAAGTATG GTGATATGATTTATTTCAAAGTCCTCGGTCAATCGTTTCTGGTCCTGGGGTCATTGCAGCGAACGACTGACCTTCTCGATAAGAGATCTTCAAACTACTCGGATAGAATGCGCATGCCTATGATACTTGA GATGAATTGGGGTTACGACATGGCGTTTCTTCCCTACGGACAATGGTGGCGACGCCACAGAAAGGCATTCAATGAGCACTTCCATCACAACATTGTCAACAAGTACCATCCAATCCAGCTACGCGAAGTTCGAGCTTTGCTTAACCGCCTTCTTATATCACCAGAGGGCTTTATGCATCACTTACGGCA CACTTTTGCCTCTACCATCATGAGTGTAGCCTACGGTATCACCGTCGAAGACTCGTCCGATCCATACATATCCAATGCAGAAGAGGCACTAAATGGCCTTGTGGAAGCAGCAATCCCTGGTGCATTCCTAGTTGATTTGATTCCTGCTTTGCTCTACGTTCCGGCCTGGTTCCCCGGAGCCGGTTTCAAAAAGAAAGCTGCTTACTGGAGCAAGATCAATGATGATGTCATCAACAAGCCGTTTGAATATATCGAAAACGAACTT AAAAATGGCAAAGCATTGGTTCCATCGGTAGCAACATCACTCATTGAACGACTGCCTGAAAAGAGAGATCCTCTCTATTCCGAGGAAAGGCAAATTGCCCAGAACACGGCCGCAGTAGCATATATTG GTGGAGCAGACACT ACCGTATCTACCGCACAGACCTTCTTTTTGGCCATGGCACTGTACCCTGAGGTACAGAGAAAGGCTCAAGCAGAACTGGACATTGTAGTCGGTCCCCATCGTCTGCCAGACTTCAGTGATCGTGATTCACTACCATACATAAATGCAGTGGTAAAAGAAAGCATGCGCTGGAACCAGGTTGCACCCTTAG CTATTGGCCATATGTCTACGGTGGACGATGAATATGATGGATATTTTATTCCTCAAGGGACGGTGCCAGTGGTATTGGGGAACAGTTG GTCTATTTTGCATGACCCAGAAGTGTTTTCTAATCCAATGGAGTATGTGCCGGAGCGATACTTGAAAGATGGAAAACTGGATCCCAATGCAAGGCAACCAGAGTGTGCAGCCTTTGGATACGGACGTCG TATATGTCCTGGAAGACATTTGAGCGACGATTCATTATACTTGATTATAGCTTCCGTATTGTCAGTGTACAACATAAAACCGCCCATCGACGAATTAGGGAACCCTCTAAAACTTGAAGCCGAGTTCACCAGTGGTTTTCTCTCGTAA
- a CDS encoding Cytochrome P450 monooxygenase COX2 — protein sequence MPFELVSTQLMAYQMYTFIAVVLGCALVKTSWSKSHKRNPKNLPLPPGPKGYPVIGNLFDVPNPLDSPHIVYDQWFKKYGDMIYIEVLGQSLLILGSLQRATDLLDKRSSNYSDRMRMPMVLELMNWVYNMAFLPYGQWWRRHRKAFNEHFHRNIVHKYYPIQQREIRTFLYRLLRTPDNFMHHIRHTFSSTIMGIAYGITVEDSADPYISNAEKALEGLVEAGIPGTFLVDLIPALLYVPAWLPGAGFKKKAAYWSKINDDVINKPFEYIENELRNDRVVVPSVTTSLISRLPDKSDPLYFEERKIAQHTAAVAYIGGADTTVSTVQSFFLAMAMYPEAQKKAQAELDAVVGSHRLPDFGDRKSLPYINAVVKESMRWNQVLPLSIGHMASEDDEYDGYFIPRGTVVLANGWSILHDPEVFSEPMKFEPDRYLKNGKLDPSVRSPDCAAFGYGRRICPGRHLSDNSLYLIVSSVLSVYDIEPSIDKLGKPIKLEPNFAGGFLSYPVPFQCSIKPRSTSAEQLIRDIVELDR from the exons ATGCCCTTTGAGCTGGTATCTACGCAATTGATGGCCTACCAAATGTATACTTTCATTGCTGTTGTACTGGGGTGTGCGCTTGTGAAGACTTCCTGGTCCAAATCTCACAAACGCAACCCCAAGAATCTTCCTCTACCTCCCGGGCCAAAAGGATACCCTGTGATCGGGAACCTCTTCGACGTCCCTAATCCACTGGATAGTCCACACATTGTTTACGATCAATGGTTCAAAAAATACG GTGATATGATATATATCGAAGTCCTCGGCCAGTCGCTTTTGATATTGGGATCTTTACAGCGCGCGACCGATCTCCTCGATAAGAGGTCCTCAAACTATTCGGACAGAATGCGCATGCCCATGGTGCTTGAACT GATGAATTGGGTATACAATATGGCGTTTCTTCCTTATGGCCAATGGTGGAGGCGGCACAGAAAGGCATTTAATGAACATTTCCATCGTAACATTGTTCACAAGTACTACCCTATCCAACAACGCGAGATTCGGACCTTTCTTTACCGACTTCTAAGAACTCCGGACAATTTTATGCATCATATACGACA CACGTTTTCCTCCACCATCATGGGCATAGCGTATGGTATCACCGTCGAAGACTCCGCCGATCCATACATATCAAATGCAGAAAAGGCTCTCGAGGGCCTTGTGGAAGCAGGTATCCCAGGTACATTTTTAGTTGACCTGATTCCCGCTTTGCTCTATGTCCCTGCCTGGTTACCGGGAGCTGGATTCAAAAAGAAGGCTGCTTACTGGAGCAAGATCAATGACGACGTTATCAACAAGCCTTTTGAATATATCGAAAACGAACTT AGAAACGATAGGGTAGTGGTACCCTCAGTGACAACATCACTAATTAGCCGTCTACCTGACAAGAGTGATCCTCTCTATTttgaggaaagaaaaattgCTCAGCACACGGCAGCAGTGGCATATATTG GCGGAGCAGACACC ACAGTCTCGACAGTGCAATCGTTCTTTTTAGCTATGGCAATGTATCCGGAGGCACAAAAGAAGGCGCAAGCAGAGCTGGACGCCGTAGTTGGCTCCCATCGTCTTCCAGACTTCGGCGACCGCAAATCATTGCCATATATCAATGCCGTAGTTAAAGAAAGTATGCGCTGGAACCAAGTCTTACCACTGT CCATAGGTCATATGGCTTCCGAAGATGACGAATATGATGGATACTTCATTCCACGGGGCACGGTGGTGCTGGCAAACGGGTG GAGCATTTTGCACGACCCGGAGGTGTTTTCTGAGCCGATGAAATTTGAGCCTGATCGGTACTTGAAGAACGGTAAACTAGATCCCAGTGTAAGAAGTCCCGACTGTGCAGCATTTGGATACGGACGTCG AATTTGTCCAGGAAGGCATTTAAGTGACAACTCACTGTACTTGATTGTCTCTTCTGTATTGTCGGTATACGATATAGAACCATCAATTGATAAATTGGGGAAACCCATAAAGCTTGAGCCCAACTTCGCTGGTGGTTTTCTCTC ATATCCCGTTCCTTTTCAATGCAGCATTAAACCCCGTAGCACTTCAGCAGAGCAATTAATTCGAGACATCGTGGAGTTAGACCGCTAG